One part of the Vitis riparia cultivar Riparia Gloire de Montpellier isolate 1030 chromosome 6, EGFV_Vit.rip_1.0, whole genome shotgun sequence genome encodes these proteins:
- the LOC117916494 gene encoding zinc finger protein ZAT11, producing the protein MKRSRVDGVDEVEALAMANCLMLLSRVGRSESTNQLPGRVFECKTCNRKFPSFQALGGHRASHKKPRLMGDELQLPTSPAKPKTHECSICGLEFAIGQALGGHMRRHRSEIHNPTPVSVVKKTSDERVLSLDLDLNLTPWENDLKIQFRKVPHMVDCIL; encoded by the coding sequence ATGAAGAGAAGCAGAGTTGATGGAGTCGATGAGGTTGAGGCCTTAGCCATGGCCAACTGCTTGATGCTCCTGTCTAGGGTGGGAAGATCCGAATCCACCAACCAGCTCCCGGGTCGTGTGTTCGAGTGCAAGACATGTAACAGAAAATTCCCTTCATTTCAAGCGCTGGGCGGTCACAGAGCCAGCCACAAGAAGCCCAGGCTCATGGGCGACGAACTGCAGCTTCCCACCTCGCCTGCGAAGCCCAAGACTCATGAGTGCTCCATTTGTGGGTTGGAGTTCGCGATTGGGCAAGCGCTGGGCGGCCACATGAGGAGGCACAGGTCTGAGATCCATAACCCTACGCCGGTGTCGGTTGTGAAGAAGACGAGTGACGAGAGAGTTTTGTCCTTGGATTTGGACTTGAATTTAACTCCCTGGGAAAATGATTTGAAGATTCAGTTCCGGAAGGTGCCTCATATGGTGGAttgtattttgtaa
- the LOC117915719 gene encoding methyl-CpG-binding domain-containing protein 7 isoform X2, with amino-acid sequence MARHKRSGGRKKCRLPRTPLPLKILRPEEEEDPQPQSRNKMAMQIESSTFKLPRDWVVRKVRRASGKSCGLIDKYYYEPETGRQFRSLKSIQKYLTEKMENTPKILGPDKEEEEEEQPHQKMAMQIMDPNLELPDNWVFQKRLSSSGQMHKYYYEPGTGRQFRSLKSVQRHLIEANDCTHKPSQNSDASKKNNSSTKVKTSTSHFIKPPKKVNWVLTGPGGDVWSPYINASAVPESIKQTWAKIFMLHVNEKF; translated from the exons ATGGCGAGACACAAACGCAGTGGGGGAAGAAAGAAATGCCGATTGCCGAGAACGCCGTTGCCACTGAAGATTCTGAGaccagaggaagaagaagacccACAGCCACAAAGCCGTAACAAAATGGCCATGCAAATTGAGTCTTCCACCTTCAAGCTTCCCCGCGATTGGGTCGTCAGGAAGGTGCGTCGTGCCTCCGGCAAGTCCTGCGGCCTAATCGACAAG TATTACTATGAACCAGAAACTGGACGGCAATTCCGTTCTCTCAAATCCATTCAGAAATACCTAacagaaaaaatggaaaatacaCCCAAG ATTTTAGGACcagacaaagaagaagaagaagaagaacaacctCATCAAAAAATGGCCATGCAGATTATGGACCCTAATCTTGAACTCCCTGATAATTGGGTTTTTCAGAAGAGATTGAGTAGTTCTGGCCAAATGCACAAG TACTACTATGAACCCGGGACTGGACGACAGTTCCGATCCCTCAAATCTGTTCAGAGACACCTAATAGAAGCAAATGATTGTACACACAAG CCTTCACAAAATTCTGATGCTTcgaagaaaaacaattctagcaCGAAGGTGAAAACTTCAACTTCCCATTTTATCAAACCACCAAAAAAAGTTAATTGGGTTCTTACTGGTCCTGGGGGAGATGTATGGAGCCCTTACATAAATGCATCAGCTGTTCCAGAATCTATAAAGCAGACATGGGCTAAAATATTTATGTTACATGTCAACGAAAAATTTTAG
- the LOC117915719 gene encoding methyl-CpG-binding domain-containing protein 7 isoform X1 — protein MARHKRSGGRKKCRLPRTPLPLKILRPEEEEDPQPQSRNKMAMQIESSTFKLPRDWVVRKVRRASGKSCGLIDKYYYEPETGRQFRSLKSIQKYLTEKMENTPKSLPLQILGPDKEEEEEEQPHQKMAMQIMDPNLELPDNWVFQKRLSSSGQMHKYYYEPGTGRQFRSLKSVQRHLIEANDCTHKPSQNSDASKKNNSSTKVKTSTSHFIKPPKKVNWVLTGPGGDVWSPYINASAVPESIKQTWAKIFMLHVNEKF, from the exons ATGGCGAGACACAAACGCAGTGGGGGAAGAAAGAAATGCCGATTGCCGAGAACGCCGTTGCCACTGAAGATTCTGAGaccagaggaagaagaagacccACAGCCACAAAGCCGTAACAAAATGGCCATGCAAATTGAGTCTTCCACCTTCAAGCTTCCCCGCGATTGGGTCGTCAGGAAGGTGCGTCGTGCCTCCGGCAAGTCCTGCGGCCTAATCGACAAG TATTACTATGAACCAGAAACTGGACGGCAATTCCGTTCTCTCAAATCCATTCAGAAATACCTAacagaaaaaatggaaaatacaCCCAAG TCATTGCCACTACAGATTTTAGGACcagacaaagaagaagaagaagaagaacaacctCATCAAAAAATGGCCATGCAGATTATGGACCCTAATCTTGAACTCCCTGATAATTGGGTTTTTCAGAAGAGATTGAGTAGTTCTGGCCAAATGCACAAG TACTACTATGAACCCGGGACTGGACGACAGTTCCGATCCCTCAAATCTGTTCAGAGACACCTAATAGAAGCAAATGATTGTACACACAAG CCTTCACAAAATTCTGATGCTTcgaagaaaaacaattctagcaCGAAGGTGAAAACTTCAACTTCCCATTTTATCAAACCACCAAAAAAAGTTAATTGGGTTCTTACTGGTCCTGGGGGAGATGTATGGAGCCCTTACATAAATGCATCAGCTGTTCCAGAATCTATAAAGCAGACATGGGCTAAAATATTTATGTTACATGTCAACGAAAAATTTTAG
- the LOC117915719 gene encoding methyl-CpG-binding domain-containing protein 7 isoform X3: MARHKRSGGRKKCRLPRTPLPLKILRPEEEEDPQPQSRNKMAMQIESSTFKLPRDWVVRKVRRASGKSCGLIDKYYYEPETGRQFRSLKSIQKYLTEKMENTPKYYYEPGTGRQFRSLKSVQRHLIEANDCTHKPSQNSDASKKNNSSTKVKTSTSHFIKPPKKVNWVLTGPGGDVWSPYINASAVPESIKQTWAKIFMLHVNEKF; encoded by the exons ATGGCGAGACACAAACGCAGTGGGGGAAGAAAGAAATGCCGATTGCCGAGAACGCCGTTGCCACTGAAGATTCTGAGaccagaggaagaagaagacccACAGCCACAAAGCCGTAACAAAATGGCCATGCAAATTGAGTCTTCCACCTTCAAGCTTCCCCGCGATTGGGTCGTCAGGAAGGTGCGTCGTGCCTCCGGCAAGTCCTGCGGCCTAATCGACAAG TATTACTATGAACCAGAAACTGGACGGCAATTCCGTTCTCTCAAATCCATTCAGAAATACCTAacagaaaaaatggaaaatacaCCCAAG TACTACTATGAACCCGGGACTGGACGACAGTTCCGATCCCTCAAATCTGTTCAGAGACACCTAATAGAAGCAAATGATTGTACACACAAG CCTTCACAAAATTCTGATGCTTcgaagaaaaacaattctagcaCGAAGGTGAAAACTTCAACTTCCCATTTTATCAAACCACCAAAAAAAGTTAATTGGGTTCTTACTGGTCCTGGGGGAGATGTATGGAGCCCTTACATAAATGCATCAGCTGTTCCAGAATCTATAAAGCAGACATGGGCTAAAATATTTATGTTACATGTCAACGAAAAATTTTAG
- the LOC117917157 gene encoding protein ALP1-like, with amino-acid sequence MGPVRGYKKRRKIEKREESSEEGSVDWWDEFSKRIAGLLSSSKGLDKFESVFKISRKTFNYICALVKEDMMAKPGNFIFTNGRPMCLNDQVAVALRRLSSGDSLLTIGDAFGLNHSTVSQVTWRFVEIMEERALHHLQWPSTEPEITEITSKFEKIRGLPNCCGAIDTTHIMMCLPSADSANSVWLDSENHHSMILQAIVDPEMRFRDIVTGWPGKMKDSSVLQSSNFFKLCEKGQRLNGKKIELAEGSEISEYIVGDSGYPLLPWLVTPYQGKELSESKAEFNRRHFATRMVAQRALARLKEMWKVIQGVMWRPDKNRLPRIILVCCLLHNIVIDLEDEVQDEMPLSHHHDLGYRQQICESADNNASIVRDKLSLYLSGRLPP; translated from the exons ATGGGTCCTGTGAGAGGATATAAAAAGAGGAGGAAGATAGAGAAGAGGGAGGAGTCTTCAGAGGAGGGGTCTGTAGATTGGTGGGATGAGTTTTCCAAGAGGATTGCTG GTCTTCTATCTTCATCAAAGGGTTTGGATAAATTTGAATctgttttcaaaatttcccGAAAGACCTTCAACTACATATGTGCTCTTGTCAAAGAAGATATGATGGCCAAGCCAGGGAACTTCATCTTTACAAACGGCAGGCCCATGTGTTTAAATGATCAAGTAGCTGTAGCGTTAAGAAGGCTTAGCTCAGGTGACTCCCTTTTGACAATTGGTGATGCATTTGGTCTGAACCATTCAACTGTATCCCAAGTAACCTGGCGTTTTGTGGAGATAATGGAAGAAAGGGCACTCCACCATCTCCAATGGCCTTCCACAGAACCAGAAATCACAGAAATAACATCCAAGTTTGAGAAAATCCGAGGCCTCCCAAATTGTTGTGGAGCAATTGATACCACGCACATCATGATGTGTTTGCCTTCTGCAGACTCTGCAAACAGTGTGTGGCTTGATAGTGAGAATCATCACAGCATGATCTTGCAGGCAATTGTGGACCCAGAGATGAGGTTTCGAGACATAGTTACTGGATGGCCAGGCAAAATGAAGGACTCTTCAGTGCTCCAGAGTTCAAATTTCTTCAAGCTGTGTGAGAAAGGACAGAGGTTAAACGGCAAAAAGATAGAGCTAGCAGAAGGTTCAGAGATAAGTGAATACATAGTTGGGGATTCAGGGTATCCTCTGCTGCCTTGGCTTGTAACTCCTTATCAAGGGAAAGAGCTCTCAGAATCCAAAGCTGAATTCAATAGGCGGCATTTCGCAACTAGGATGGTGGCACAGCGAGCACTGGCACGGCTGAAGGAGATGTGGAAGGTGATCCAAGGAGTGATGTGGAGGCCTGACAAGAACAGGTTGCCCAGGATTATTCTGGTTTGCTGCTTGCTTCATAACATTGTGATCGATTTGGAGGATGAGGTGCAGGACGAGATGCCTTTGTCCCACCACCATGACTTGGGTTACCGCCAACAGATATGCGAATCAGCCGACAACAATGCTTCAATTGTCAGAGATAAACTCTCTCTCTATTTGTCTGGAAGATTGCCTCCTTGA